A stretch of DNA from Bacillus sp. Marseille-Q1617:
TATTGGAATTGTTCACCAACTTAGAGAAATGATATCGAAAGATGGCCTCAAGCAGGGGGATAAAATCCCTTCTGAAAGGGAGCTTTCTGAAAGGCTGAATGTCGGACGGTCTTCTGTCAGGGAAGCACTCCGGGCTCTTGAACTATTGGGATTGATTGAAACCAGAAGAGGGGAAGGAACATTCCTGCGCGATTTCCGGGATCATCACCTCATTGATCTTCTGGGGATGTTCATTCTACAGGATCAAAAAGCCCAGGAGGATGTGAAGTGTACGAAGACGATGATTGAAAAAGAAGCGCTGCGTACAATTTTCTGCAACCGGCTGGATGTATCTGAATTGATCTCCAAGGTCACAGAAGACAATGACACCCTTACCTGGAGGGAAATATTTGAAGAGATCATTCTCATAAGCAATAACTATTTGTCACATAGAATCTGGAACGTCCTGAATGATTACGAAACTTTAATCATCGGAGAAAAGAAAATAACCCCTGAGATAAAAGAAAAGCTTTTAAGCCTGCTTCAAGGATTAGAAAATCAAGATAAAGAATCGGTGCAGACTGCCTATAAACAGATCTCGGAAATCGGGGATCGCGAGCTGACAAATTCCAACATTTTTTTATGACGTCTTCAGTTAAACTGGTAGACAAGCAGTTTACAGGATCCACCTGCACCTTGCACTTATATATTTCTATCATCCAAAGAATACCAATACAAAAGCGACTGTAATTAGTTAAGGAGGTTTCAACCTTGCTTAAGGAACTTTTCAATAAATCCAATAAACCTAAAAAGAAAAAATATGCCACGATTCCTTCTGAAGCAGCCAAACAGGATGTTCCTGAAGGGATCATGACCAAGTGTCCCGAATGCAAAAAAATCATGTACACGAAGGAATTACAGAAAAACCTGAAGGTCTGCATTCATTGCGGCTACCATCATGGGATGAGCTCAACGGAGAGAGTCAACTGTTTCATCGATGAAGGGACCTTTGAAGAAATCGATGCCGGGCTCGTATCCGTCAATCCGCTTGGCTTTCCGGATTACCTTGAAAAAGTGGAAAAAGATCGAAAGAAAACCGGCTTGAACGAGGCGGTGCTTACAGGATCCGGGAAAGTGAATGGTATCGACGTAGTCGTGGCGATCATGGACTCCAGATTCCGGATGGGAAGTATGGGATCAGTGGTCGGTGAGAAAATTACGAGAGCCATTGAAGAAGCGGACAAGCGACACGTGCCGTTCATCATTTTTACTGCATCAGGCGGTGCCAGGATGCAGGAAGGTGTGCTGTCACTTATGCAAATGGCCAAAACAAGTGTCGCCCTAAAACGATTCAGCGAAAACGGAGGTCTCTTCATTTCTATCATGACTCATCCGACGACAGGGGGAGTATCTGCAAGCTTCGCTTCTGTAGGGGACTATAATTTCGCAGAGCCGGGGGCGTTGATTGGTTTTGCAGGAAGAAGGATCATTGAACAAACGATTAGGGAAGATCTTCCGGAAGACTTCCAAACAGCAGAATTCCTTCTCAAGCACGGTCAGCTTGACGGAGTCATTTCCCGTATGGAAATGAAGGAGAAGATAGGTCTAGTACTAGATATACATCAGTGGGATGGTGATCTGCCATGGTAAATGAGCTGGAGTTTGAAAAGCCTGTAGTAGAACTTAAAAAGAAAATTGCAGAGCTTAAAGAATTCACTCAGAATTCGGAAGTGGATTTATCAAAGGAAATTGAAAAATTGGAAGCTCGGTTACAGAAGCTCGAAAACGACATCTATGAAAACATGAAACCTTGGGAGAGAGTACAGGTTGCACGTCACCCGAATCGACCGACAACACTGGACTACATCCGCTATTTATTTACTGATTTCATGGAGATGCATGGTGACCGTTTATACGGTGATGATGAAGCAATCGTTTCAGGGCTTGCTAAATTCGACGGTGTGCCGGTGACCATTATCGGACACCAGCGCGGGAAAGATACAAAAGAGAATATCCGCAGAAACTTCGGTATGCCTCATCCGGAAGGGTATCGTAAAGCGTTAAGATTAATGAAACAAGCAGAAAAGTTTAAACGTCCGATTGTTTGTTTTATCGATACAAAAGGCGCCTACCCTGGGAAAGCAGCTGAAGAACGGGGACAGAGTGAAGCCATCGCCAGAAACCTGGTTGAAATGGCCGGACTGACAGTTCCTGTCGTGTGTATCGTCATCGGGGAAGGAGGAAGCGGAGGAGCGTTGGCACTAGGTGTCGGCAATCACATTCACATGCTGGAAAACTCCACTTACTCCGTGATTTCACCTGAAGGAGCTGCAGCCCTCTTATGGAAAGATTCCACTCAAGCGAAGAGAGCGGCAGAGTCCATGAAAATCACGGCTCCGGATCTTAAAGAACTCGGAATAATCGATGAAATCATTACTGAAGTGACCGGGGGAGCACACAAGAATGTCGAAGAACAGGCTCACTTCATGAAAGACGTCTTAAAACAATCACTAAAAGAACTGATCCCGATGAGTAAAGAAGAATTGATCCAGCATCGATATGAAAAATTCAAGACGATGGGTGATTATTCTGTTTTAAATGAATATATTGGGGTACAATCATAATGAAACCACTGGACTGACAAATAGGAACCTGCCT
This window harbors:
- a CDS encoding FadR/GntR family transcriptional regulator yields the protein MMTKVNSLHSQSKVYIGIVHQLREMISKDGLKQGDKIPSERELSERLNVGRSSVREALRALELLGLIETRRGEGTFLRDFRDHHLIDLLGMFILQDQKAQEDVKCTKTMIEKEALRTIFCNRLDVSELISKVTEDNDTLTWREIFEEIILISNNYLSHRIWNVLNDYETLIIGEKKITPEIKEKLLSLLQGLENQDKESVQTAYKQISEIGDRELTNSNIFL
- the accD gene encoding acetyl-CoA carboxylase, carboxyltransferase subunit beta, with translation MLKELFNKSNKPKKKKYATIPSEAAKQDVPEGIMTKCPECKKIMYTKELQKNLKVCIHCGYHHGMSSTERVNCFIDEGTFEEIDAGLVSVNPLGFPDYLEKVEKDRKKTGLNEAVLTGSGKVNGIDVVVAIMDSRFRMGSMGSVVGEKITRAIEEADKRHVPFIIFTASGGARMQEGVLSLMQMAKTSVALKRFSENGGLFISIMTHPTTGGVSASFASVGDYNFAEPGALIGFAGRRIIEQTIREDLPEDFQTAEFLLKHGQLDGVISRMEMKEKIGLVLDIHQWDGDLPW
- the accA gene encoding acetyl-CoA carboxylase carboxyl transferase subunit alpha, with amino-acid sequence MVNELEFEKPVVELKKKIAELKEFTQNSEVDLSKEIEKLEARLQKLENDIYENMKPWERVQVARHPNRPTTLDYIRYLFTDFMEMHGDRLYGDDEAIVSGLAKFDGVPVTIIGHQRGKDTKENIRRNFGMPHPEGYRKALRLMKQAEKFKRPIVCFIDTKGAYPGKAAEERGQSEAIARNLVEMAGLTVPVVCIVIGEGGSGGALALGVGNHIHMLENSTYSVISPEGAAALLWKDSTQAKRAAESMKITAPDLKELGIIDEIITEVTGGAHKNVEEQAHFMKDVLKQSLKELIPMSKEELIQHRYEKFKTMGDYSVLNEYIGVQS